From one Planktothrix agardhii NIES-204 genomic stretch:
- a CDS encoding Ycf4 protein: MSTQTKTTTNQILSKKVTGSRRFSNYWWASVITIGGTGFLLSGISSYLKINLLPFADPTQLIFIPQGIVMGLYGAAALLLALYLWLVIFWDLGGGYNEFNRDTGKVSIFRWGFPGKNRKVEFSSNLNDIQSIRVDIKDGINPRRALYLKLKDRRQIPLTRVGQPLPLSDVENQGAELAKFLQVPLEGL; the protein is encoded by the coding sequence ATGAGTACCCAAACAAAGACTACAACGAATCAAATTCTTTCTAAGAAAGTTACGGGCTCCCGTCGCTTCAGCAACTACTGGTGGGCCAGTGTGATCACTATTGGGGGTACGGGTTTCCTTTTATCCGGTATTTCTAGCTATTTGAAAATTAATCTTTTACCCTTCGCCGATCCAACTCAACTGATCTTTATCCCCCAAGGCATTGTCATGGGTTTATATGGAGCCGCTGCTTTATTACTGGCTTTGTATTTATGGTTAGTGATTTTCTGGGATTTAGGCGGGGGATACAATGAATTTAACCGGGATACGGGAAAAGTAAGTATTTTCCGATGGGGGTTTCCTGGAAAAAACCGCAAGGTGGAGTTCAGTAGCAACCTGAATGATATTCAATCCATTCGTGTTGATATCAAGGATGGAATTAACCCCCGTCGAGCTTTGTACCTAAAACTCAAAGACCGTCGGCAAATTCCCTTAACCCGTGTGGGCCAACCCCTACCTCTGTCTGATGTGGAAAACCAAGGGGCAGAATTAGCTAAGTTTTTACAAGTCCCCTTAGAAGGACTTTAG
- the ppiB_3 gene encoding peptidyl-prolyl cis-trans isomerase, with protein MKKLNTQQWFLPFLLICVLIVGGCASNTTSTEIQNNNSADSQSATPISQNPTQPMTNLPQLNGKATVVMTVNGSPITIEVDGTNAPVTAGNFVDLVNKGVYDGLAFHRVVREPDPFVVQGGDPQSKDPNFPSARLGTGGFIDPATSKERMIPLEIKPKGAEQPIYSKTLEIARITAAPVLSHHRGAVAMARSQFPDSASSQFYFSLAELPFLDGSYAVFGNVTDGMNVVDKIQQGDRIDSAKVTQGLENLKN; from the coding sequence ATGAAGAAACTCAACACACAGCAATGGTTTTTACCTTTTTTGCTGATTTGTGTATTAATTGTTGGGGGCTGTGCTTCTAATACAACCTCCACCGAAATCCAGAATAACAATTCTGCTGATAGTCAATCTGCTACACCTATTTCCCAAAATCCGACTCAACCGATGACAAATTTACCTCAATTAAACGGAAAAGCTACGGTAGTAATGACGGTCAACGGATCGCCGATTACGATTGAAGTGGATGGAACTAATGCCCCGGTTACGGCTGGAAACTTTGTTGATCTGGTCAATAAAGGAGTTTATGACGGTCTAGCTTTTCATCGGGTTGTCCGTGAGCCTGATCCCTTCGTGGTTCAAGGGGGGGATCCTCAAAGTAAAGATCCTAACTTTCCCAGCGCTAGATTAGGTACTGGGGGATTTATTGATCCGGCTACTTCTAAAGAACGCATGATCCCCTTAGAAATTAAGCCCAAAGGTGCGGAACAGCCGATTTATAGTAAAACCTTAGAAATTGCTCGGATCACCGCAGCACCCGTTTTATCCCACCATCGCGGCGCGGTAGCTATGGCCCGTTCTCAATTTCCCGATTCGGCTTCTTCTCAGTTCTATTTTTCTTTAGCGGAATTGCCTTTTCTGGATGGGAGTTATGCGGTTTTTGGGAATGTTACCGATGGGATGAATGTTGTGGATAAGATTCAACAAGGCGATCGCATTGACTCGGCAAAAGTCACCCAAGGGTTAGAAAATCTGAAAAATTAA
- a CDS encoding beta-ketoacyl synthase, whose protein sequence is MQVVVTGIGLISALGNLEITWKQLLSGQSGILPHQPFGELPTKPLALIHSIPSDPTELLETAIADALIMANLTPPLLDCGVVIGSSRGYQGKLEQLARFYPPYPSLLRGGEDTGISLSKFVEYLPFNIALNAAKKIGSTGIILSPMAACSTGIWAIAQGFELIKTQQCQRVIVGAVEAPITPLTLAGFEQMGALANTGCYPFDRDREGFVLGEGATILILESEDLAQQRNAQIYGKILGFGLTADACYGNKPDRVGKSAIAAIQTCLKNSNLSSDEIDYIHTHGTATKLNDDHEVQLIKQLFPQGVSVSSTKGATGHTLGASGALGVAFCLMALKDQLLPPCVGLKTPEFDFDFVTSVRSMVIKNTLCFSFGFGGQNAIIAIGKA, encoded by the coding sequence ATGCAAGTTGTTGTTACTGGTATTGGTTTAATCTCGGCATTAGGAAATTTGGAAATAACCTGGAAACAATTGTTATCGGGTCAGTCAGGAATATTACCCCATCAACCTTTCGGTGAACTTCCTACAAAACCCCTGGCTTTAATTCATAGTATCCCGTCTGATCCTACGGAATTATTAGAAACTGCGATCGCCGATGCCTTAATTATGGCTAATTTAACTCCACCTTTATTAGATTGTGGTGTTGTAATTGGTTCTAGTCGGGGATATCAAGGAAAATTAGAACAATTAGCAAGATTTTACCCCCCCTACCCCTCCTTACTGCGGGGGGGAGAAGATACGGGAATTAGTTTAAGCAAATTTGTAGAATATTTACCTTTTAATATTGCTTTAAATGCAGCTAAAAAAATAGGTTCTACGGGAATTATTTTATCACCGATGGCGGCTTGTTCTACAGGAATTTGGGCGATCGCTCAAGGATTTGAACTGATTAAAACCCAACAGTGTCAGCGTGTAATAGTGGGAGCAGTGGAAGCACCCATTACTCCTTTAACCTTAGCAGGATTTGAACAAATGGGAGCCTTAGCCAACACAGGTTGCTATCCCTTTGATCGAGATCGAGAAGGGTTTGTTTTAGGGGAAGGGGCGACTATTTTAATCTTAGAATCAGAAGATCTAGCGCAACAGCGAAATGCTCAAATTTATGGGAAAATATTAGGATTTGGATTGACAGCAGATGCTTGTTATGGTAATAAACCTGATAGAGTTGGAAAAAGTGCGATCGCCGCGATTCAAACCTGTTTAAAAAATAGTAATTTATCATCTGATGAAATTGATTATATTCATACCCATGGAACCGCTACAAAATTAAATGATGACCATGAAGTTCAATTAATTAAACAATTATTTCCCCAAGGTGTTTCTGTTAGTTCAACAAAAGGCGCAACCGGACACACATTAGGGGCGTCAGGAGCATTAGGAGTGGCGTTTTGTTTAATGGCATTAAAGGATCAACTTCTACCCCCCTGTGTGGGTTTAAAAACACCAGAATTTGATTTTGATTTTGTTACCTCTGTTCGTTCTATGGTTATCAAAAATACTTTGTGTTTTAGTTTTGGATTTGGAGGACAAAATGCTATTATTGCAATTGGTAAAGCCTAA
- a CDS encoding cytosine-specific methyltransferase, which yields MPLTERLSKIKWEHIPSTLSLFSGCGGMDLPLHKAGFKVVWAIDANRDACQTFRRNIGDVIVNNQIENINIAEVPDADLITGGFPCQDFSMIWKRPGLEGERGNLYTYFLKFVQDKKPKAFIAENVKGLLSANNYQAIEQIISDFENIETGYLVKPKLYNFADYGVPQFRERVLLVGIRKDTGFNFIHPEPEYGLNRKYPYRTASDALAGVENISNNNEHQKIQPRTIEILKRIKPGGNFTDIPKDSEYYVKGMISHVYRRLHPNQPSTTIIAGGGGGTWGYHYDEPRALTNRERARLQSFPDDFIFEGSFTEIRRQIGNAVPPDGIVALIEGLIPLFTGKYQSVDLYELSENLQKLSIKERLKLANQENRELVSLR from the coding sequence ATGCCATTAACTGAACGTTTATCTAAAATTAAATGGGAGCATATTCCCTCAACTCTGTCTTTATTTTCGGGATGTGGAGGGATGGATTTACCTTTGCATAAAGCTGGATTTAAAGTGGTTTGGGCGATTGATGCTAATAGAGATGCTTGTCAAACTTTTCGCCGAAATATTGGGGATGTAATTGTTAATAATCAAATTGAAAATATTAATATTGCTGAAGTTCCTGATGCGGATTTAATTACGGGCGGTTTTCCTTGTCAAGATTTTTCAATGATTTGGAAACGTCCAGGGTTAGAAGGAGAACGGGGAAATTTATATACTTATTTTCTTAAATTTGTTCAAGATAAAAAACCGAAAGCGTTTATTGCTGAAAATGTTAAAGGGTTATTAAGTGCTAATAATTATCAAGCAATTGAACAGATTATTTCTGATTTTGAGAATATTGAAACCGGATATTTAGTTAAACCCAAACTCTATAATTTTGCCGATTATGGGGTTCCTCAATTTCGAGAACGGGTATTATTAGTAGGAATTAGAAAAGATACGGGATTTAATTTTATTCATCCTGAACCGGAATATGGGTTAAATCGAAAATATCCCTATCGGACTGCATCGGACGCATTAGCAGGAGTCGAAAATATTTCCAATAATAATGAACATCAAAAAATCCAACCGAGAACTATTGAAATTTTAAAACGGATTAAACCCGGTGGCAATTTTACCGATATTCCTAAAGATAGCGAATATTATGTTAAAGGCATGATTAGTCATGTTTATCGGCGTTTACACCCTAACCAACCTTCAACTACTATTATCGCAGGAGGCGGTGGGGGAACTTGGGGATATCATTACGATGAACCCAGAGCATTAACCAATCGGGAACGCGCTCGGTTACAATCTTTTCCAGATGATTTTATCTTTGAAGGATCATTTACAGAAATTCGTCGCCAAATTGGAAATGCAGTTCCTCCTGATGGGATTGTAGCGTTAATTGAAGGGTTAATTCCTTTATTTACAGGGAAATATCAGAGTGTTGATTTATATGAGTTAAGTGAAAATTTACAAAAATTATCAATTAAAGAACGATTGAAATTAGCGAATCAAGAAAACCGTGAATTAGTATCACTCCGGTAG
- a CDS encoding exsB protein, which produces MKAVILLSGGLDSSTVLYQAKADGCECYAISFDYQQRHSKELESARKIAEFAGVVEHQVVTFDLSLWGGSALTDNRLDLPQDRSTEIMAGSIPITYVPARNTIFLSFALAYAEAIAARKVYIGVNALDYSGYPDCRPDYIQAIEEVFRLGTKQGREGDPITIESPLIHLAKTEIIKLGNRLGVPWEFTWSCYAGEEKACGVCDSCRLRLAAFAELELIDPIAYIAGNR; this is translated from the coding sequence GTGAAAGCAGTTATTTTATTGTCCGGTGGCTTAGATTCTTCGACGGTTTTATACCAAGCAAAAGCAGATGGTTGTGAATGTTATGCCATTTCTTTTGATTATCAACAGCGACACAGTAAGGAACTCGAATCAGCGCGAAAAATTGCCGAATTTGCCGGAGTTGTCGAACATCAAGTCGTAACTTTTGATTTGAGTCTATGGGGGGGGTCTGCCTTAACCGATAATCGCCTCGATTTACCCCAGGATAGATCTACAGAAATAATGGCTGGAAGTATTCCAATTACTTATGTTCCGGCTCGGAATACTATCTTTTTAAGTTTTGCTTTAGCCTATGCAGAAGCGATCGCCGCCCGGAAAGTTTATATTGGTGTTAATGCGTTAGATTATTCGGGTTATCCCGATTGTCGTCCCGATTATATTCAAGCCATAGAAGAAGTCTTTAGATTAGGAACAAAACAAGGTCGAGAAGGTGATCCGATTACGATTGAATCTCCACTGATTCATTTAGCAAAAACAGAAATTATCAAATTAGGAAATCGCTTAGGGGTTCCCTGGGAATTTACTTGGTCTTGTTATGCCGGAGAGGAAAAAGCCTGTGGTGTTTGTGATTCCTGTCGTTTACGATTAGCCGCCTTTGCTGAACTAGAATTAATAGATCCGATTGCTTATATAGCAGGGAATAGGTAA
- a CDS encoding asparaginase has product MAVQPKLIIHGGAGSSLQSKGGLETVRKSLYRVIDQVYPLLLRGASAKEAVVLGCQLLENDPRFNAGTGSVLQSDGQIRMSAALMDGTLQRFSGVINVSRVKNPIDLAVVLQDASDHVLSDYGAAELARELQLPPYNPLTDQRLQEWLEDRKDNFRRSMANVVSEPAGTGTIGVVALDQKGQLVAGTSTGGKGFERIGRVSDSATPAGNYATDQAGVSCTGIGEDILDECLAAKIVIRVTDGQSLQTAFKKSFTEAHEHQRDFGAIGIDRTGALAWGKTCDVILCAFHDGQNKGDSLEADKGTQVFSDHI; this is encoded by the coding sequence ATGGCCGTTCAACCCAAACTAATTATTCATGGCGGTGCTGGTAGTTCTCTCCAAAGCAAAGGAGGATTAGAAACTGTACGCAAATCCCTTTATCGAGTCATTGATCAAGTTTACCCCCTACTCCTCCGGGGAGCGAGCGCTAAAGAAGCCGTAGTGCTTGGCTGTCAACTCCTAGAAAACGATCCTCGGTTTAATGCGGGTACAGGTTCGGTACTGCAATCCGATGGCCAAATCCGCATGAGTGCCGCCTTAATGGATGGAACTTTACAGCGTTTTAGTGGAGTGATTAACGTTTCACGGGTGAAAAATCCTATAGATTTAGCTGTGGTTTTACAAGACGCCTCCGATCACGTTTTATCCGATTATGGGGCCGCCGAATTAGCCCGGGAACTGCAATTACCCCCATATAATCCCCTCACCGACCAACGTTTACAGGAATGGCTCGAAGACCGTAAGGACAATTTTAGACGCAGCATGGCGAATGTGGTTTCTGAACCCGCAGGCACCGGAACCATCGGGGTTGTGGCCTTAGATCAAAAGGGTCAATTAGTCGCCGGGACATCCACCGGGGGTAAGGGATTTGAGCGCATTGGCCGGGTGAGTGACTCCGCCACACCAGCCGGAAATTATGCTACAGATCAAGCTGGAGTCAGTTGTACGGGCATTGGGGAAGATATTCTCGATGAGTGTTTGGCGGCTAAAATTGTGATCCGAGTCACCGATGGTCAGTCTTTACAGACCGCCTTTAAAAAATCCTTCACCGAAGCCCACGAACATCAACGGGATTTTGGAGCAATTGGAATTGATCGAACTGGGGCACTCGCCTGGGGAAAAACCTGTGATGTGATTCTTTGCGCCTTCCACGACGGCCAAAATAAAGGAGATAGTTTAGAAGCTGATAAAGGAACTCAGGTCTTTTCAGATCACATTTAA
- a CDS encoding putative tRNA/rRNA methyltransferase: MSQTLPYTPLTPIRIVLVEPAGPLNVGSVARVMKNMGLGQLVLVNPQCDPLGDEAKRMAVHAGDILAGAITVSSLPEALIGCQRAIATTARSRSGALPTDLEDPRTVLPWLLNCPSALIFGPEDRGLNNDELSYAQRFLRIRSSSVYPSLNLAQSVGVCCYELRYCVLEPQERVSNSIEIPPASTVPLEVLEGYYQQLEAILLKIGYVYPHTASSRMKKFRRLYNRANLTSEEVAMLRGILSQVEWALSVISHQ; encoded by the coding sequence ATGTCACAGACCTTACCCTATACCCCCTTAACGCCGATTCGGATTGTGTTAGTGGAACCCGCAGGGCCTTTAAATGTGGGTTCTGTTGCCCGGGTGATGAAAAATATGGGGCTTGGGCAGTTGGTGTTAGTTAATCCTCAATGCGATCCCCTGGGGGATGAAGCGAAACGAATGGCGGTTCATGCTGGGGATATTTTAGCAGGGGCGATCACGGTTTCCTCGTTACCAGAGGCTTTAATTGGATGTCAACGGGCGATCGCCACTACCGCCAGATCCCGATCAGGTGCTTTACCTACGGATTTAGAAGATCCCAGAACGGTTTTACCTTGGTTATTAAACTGTCCCTCTGCTTTGATTTTTGGGCCAGAAGATCGGGGTTTAAATAATGATGAATTGAGTTATGCTCAAAGGTTTCTCCGAATTCGGTCTAGTTCTGTTTATCCGTCTTTAAATTTGGCTCAGTCGGTGGGGGTGTGTTGTTATGAATTACGATATTGTGTGTTAGAACCTCAAGAGAGGGTAAGCAACTCTATAGAAATTCCTCCGGCTTCTACGGTTCCCTTGGAGGTGTTAGAGGGTTATTATCAACAGTTGGAAGCAATTTTACTCAAGATTGGATATGTCTATCCCCATACCGCCAGTAGTCGAATGAAAAAGTTTCGGCGTCTGTATAATCGAGCTAATTTAACCTCTGAAGAAGTGGCGATGTTACGCGGTATCCTGAGTCAAGTAGAATGGGCATTATCAGTAATCAGTCATCAGTAA
- a CDS encoding putative beta-lactamase yields MAQRSPRQSLFSIFSFNKSGSNSSEPKSCNGKASQPQPRRRSRHDPVKTAPRRSRSTEPRQNNDLGRSESFEPLLSQLRQKPVPPKSRKRRPTPGKRPPNAATGASVLPFGKPADPSPRRRPEGDMIPAPTSPLAPRDKLVKRVRKKRRVSPIIYVARLVILGLGIGVISGTILSVLNALGRSSAAADQTVNLSLEQQQNSTSSNALVSSLQLTQESSDLKTAILGLAKDLPKLKPGVFLVDLDTGNYVDIQGQEAVPAASTIKLPILVSFFQAVDEGRIRLDEVLTMEEKHVAKGSGELQDKPVGSKFTALETADLMITNSDNTATNMLIDRLGGIESLNQQFASWQLKQTQMQNILPDLEGTNKTSARDLVNLMADINQGKLVSLKSRDFMLRIMQQTRNRSLLPRGLGDGAFIAHKTGNIDSVSGDVGLIDMPNGKRYLVGVLVQREADDPQANELIRQISSTIYQYFDTSTYVEPNSNSQPASN; encoded by the coding sequence GTGGCTCAACGATCTCCTCGTCAGTCGTTATTCTCGATCTTTTCCTTTAATAAGTCTGGCTCTAACTCCTCTGAGCCAAAATCTTGCAATGGAAAAGCGTCTCAACCGCAACCGAGGCGTCGATCTCGTCATGATCCGGTAAAAACGGCTCCCCGTCGCTCTCGGTCAACAGAACCACGACAGAATAATGATTTAGGCCGTTCGGAGTCTTTTGAGCCTCTACTTTCTCAACTGCGACAAAAACCCGTTCCGCCTAAATCTCGTAAACGCCGCCCGACCCCAGGTAAACGCCCCCCTAATGCGGCTACTGGTGCTTCTGTTTTGCCCTTTGGTAAGCCTGCTGATCCTTCTCCCCGTCGCAGACCGGAGGGGGACATGATTCCGGCTCCGACCTCTCCCCTCGCCCCTAGGGATAAATTAGTAAAACGGGTGAGAAAAAAACGTCGAGTCTCTCCGATAATTTATGTCGCCCGCTTGGTGATTTTAGGACTGGGAATTGGTGTGATTTCGGGGACGATTCTTTCGGTTTTAAATGCTTTGGGTCGTTCTAGTGCCGCCGCCGATCAAACTGTAAATTTAAGCCTGGAACAACAACAAAATTCTACGTCTTCTAATGCTTTAGTTTCATCCCTACAATTAACTCAAGAATCTTCGGATTTAAAAACAGCAATTCTGGGTTTAGCGAAGGATTTACCTAAGTTAAAACCTGGGGTGTTTTTAGTGGATTTAGATACGGGAAATTATGTGGATATTCAAGGGCAAGAAGCAGTTCCGGCTGCAAGTACCATTAAACTTCCTATTTTAGTCTCATTTTTCCAAGCGGTTGATGAGGGCAGGATACGTTTAGATGAAGTCTTAACCATGGAAGAAAAACACGTTGCTAAGGGGTCTGGAGAACTGCAAGATAAACCAGTCGGGAGTAAATTTACAGCCCTAGAAACAGCAGATTTAATGATTACAAATAGTGATAATACCGCTACAAATATGTTAATTGATCGCTTGGGTGGGATTGAATCCTTGAATCAACAGTTTGCTTCTTGGCAATTAAAACAAACTCAAATGCAAAATATTCTTCCTGATTTGGAAGGAACAAATAAAACCAGTGCTAGGGATTTAGTTAATTTAATGGCGGACATCAATCAAGGAAAGTTAGTTTCTTTGAAATCCCGCGATTTTATGTTAAGAATTATGCAGCAAACTCGCAATCGTTCTTTGTTACCTCGTGGTTTAGGAGATGGGGCGTTTATTGCTCATAAAACGGGAAATATTGACTCGGTTTCTGGGGATGTTGGTTTAATTGATATGCCTAATGGTAAACGCTATTTAGTCGGGGTTTTGGTGCAACGAGAAGCGGATGATCCCCAAGCTAATGAACTAATTCGTCAAATTTCTTCTACTATTTATCAGTATTTTGATACTTCCACCTATGTTGAACCTAATTCTAATTCGCAGCCTGCATCCAACTAA
- a CDS encoding hypothetical protein (hypothetical protein Aazo_1391) has product MSIKFKKILTSTTVIILTILASTVKPIITSNLLPPANAQVQPKTASTLPQYCAPDEYKAFFENFVRGQDYQRNEIRLTYTADIIEVRDYENPSYLIGTLNKKDDEFSINLRDYRWVQLVPSTIDNSPYTRLNIDLIRMNNNTFRVNYIKAHYAYDPKGEGEEYLDYTYGKPGAYIFEHRNGCWNLTQKLR; this is encoded by the coding sequence ATGTCTATCAAATTTAAGAAGATTTTAACTTCCACTACGGTTATAATCCTTACTATTTTAGCAAGCACTGTTAAACCTATTATCACCTCCAATTTATTACCGCCTGCTAACGCTCAAGTTCAACCTAAAACTGCTTCGACTTTACCGCAGTATTGTGCACCCGATGAATACAAAGCCTTTTTTGAGAATTTTGTGCGGGGTCAAGATTACCAACGAAACGAAATACGCTTAACCTATACAGCCGATATCATTGAAGTCCGAGATTATGAAAATCCCAGTTATCTGATAGGAACTCTCAACAAAAAAGATGATGAATTTAGCATTAATCTCAGAGATTATCGTTGGGTACAACTTGTCCCTTCTACTATTGATAATAGCCCCTATACTCGCTTAAACATAGACTTGATTCGCATGAATAATAATACTTTTCGAGTCAATTATATCAAAGCTCACTATGCTTATGATCCGAAGGGGGAAGGAGAAGAATATTTAGATTATACCTATGGAAAACCAGGCGCTTATATTTTTGAGCATCGAAATGGCTGCTGGAATCTAACGCAAAAGTTACGATAA
- a CDS encoding hypothetical protein (hypothetical protein LYNGBM3L_28780), whose translation MLTLSKFSAFSFLSGIVCLTYTTIANAIPHPVNTELTQVSRPAPSQLIEQYTDHFFYQVNPELQGRKLTSTDREYIREWENLRAVIVPMIRPSQEVCPLEKYDVGWDFDLDGMPNSYSSVFDYLADIIFYNRYPQLIGKKLSPGTSEAKEWSVIRERLFVSTCGI comes from the coding sequence ATGCTGACTCTCTCAAAATTTTCTGCATTCTCTTTTTTGTCTGGGATTGTATGTTTGACTTATACCACCATAGCAAATGCAATTCCCCACCCTGTTAATACTGAGTTAACCCAAGTTTCCCGCCCAGCCCCGTCCCAATTAATTGAGCAGTATACCGATCATTTTTTCTATCAAGTTAATCCTGAATTGCAGGGTCGCAAACTAACAAGTACAGATCGAGAATATATTCGGGAATGGGAGAATTTACGCGCTGTTATTGTACCCATGATCAGACCTTCTCAGGAAGTTTGTCCTTTGGAAAAATATGATGTTGGCTGGGACTTCGATCTGGATGGTATGCCTAACTCTTACTCTAGTGTCTTCGATTATTTAGCAGATATAATTTTTTATAATCGCTATCCTCAACTCATCGGAAAAAAACTTAGTCCGGGGACTTCTGAAGCCAAAGAATGGTCAGTTATTAGAGAGAGGCTTTTTGTATCTACCTGTGGGATTTGA